A window of the Brassica napus cultivar Da-Ae chromosome C5, Da-Ae, whole genome shotgun sequence genome harbors these coding sequences:
- the LOC111212500 gene encoding uncharacterized protein LOC111212500 → MVTLRRSSRRVGRPSSAAKSSSPTRSAIVQPIPVNNSTDPSSLTLLIHNPTTILSSSNIPFQNQSSIPSSTTNSIPDFSIQNGQVFNFDGIQYSQYFLAYGDNPGTSLISEVLDGSNYNTWNIAITIALDAKNKIAFVDGSLPRPIESHPHFRIWSRCNSMVKSWILNSVTKPIYGSILRFNDA, encoded by the coding sequence ATGGTTACTCTTCGTCGATCATCCCGTCGCGTTGGTCGTCCTTCGTCTGCAGCTAAATCGTCATCTCCGACGAGATCTGCGATTGTTCAACCTATTCCGGTGAACAACTCGACTGATCCATCGTCGTTAACTCTTCTGATTCATAATCCAACGACTATTCTGTCGTCATCTAACATTCCGTTTCAGAATCAATCGAGCATTCCGTCGTCAACAACAAACTCAATCCCGGACTTCTCTATTCAGAATGGTCAGGTCTTCAACTTTGATGGTATTCAATACTCTCAGTATTTCTTGGCTTATGGTGATAATCCAGGAACTTCATTGATTTCTGAAGTATTAGATGGATCTAACTACAATACCTGGAATATTGCTATCACCATTGCGTTAGATGCTAAGAACAAGATTGCTTTCGTTGATGGATCTCTTCCAAGACCTATTGAATCGCATCCTCATTTCCGTATTTGGTCAAGATGCAACAGTATGGTTAAATCCTGGATATTAAACTCTGTTACGAAACCGATCTATGGGAGTATCCTTCGTTTCAATGATGCTTAA